From Pseudoxanthomonas sp. CF385, a single genomic window includes:
- a CDS encoding polysaccharide deacetylase family protein: MNPRPRRLKLLRFLPNGWLATEGPAEDGKTLYLTFDDGPHPEFTPPLLDLLAEHDAKASFFLIGREVERHSALARRIAAEGHTLGNHSYSHPIFDALTLPQQLDEIERTEQLLRGIDGRARHAFRPPRGVLTFPMLARLVSRRHRIDYWSYDSLDYSRRPVPELLETIQRVPPRGGDIVLMHDDSEHSLTLLRELIPTWKAQGFDLRALPHLH; this comes from the coding sequence ATGAATCCACGCCCGCGACGACTCAAGCTGCTGCGCTTCCTGCCGAACGGCTGGTTGGCGACGGAAGGCCCTGCGGAGGACGGGAAGACCCTGTATCTGACCTTCGACGACGGCCCGCATCCGGAATTCACCCCGCCGCTGCTCGACCTGCTGGCGGAGCACGACGCCAAGGCCAGCTTCTTCCTGATCGGCCGCGAGGTGGAGCGCCATTCCGCGCTCGCGCGCCGGATCGCCGCGGAAGGCCATACGCTCGGCAATCACTCCTACTCGCATCCGATCTTCGATGCGTTGACCCTGCCGCAGCAGCTCGACGAGATCGAGCGCACGGAGCAACTGTTGCGCGGCATCGATGGCCGCGCTCGGCACGCGTTCCGGCCCCCGCGCGGGGTGCTCACGTTCCCCATGCTGGCGCGCCTGGTGAGCCGCCGTCACCGGATCGACTACTGGTCCTACGACAGCCTGGATTACAGCCGGCGGCCCGTGCCCGAACTGCTGGAGACCATCCAGCGCGTGCCCCCGCGCGGCGGCGACATCGTGCTGATGCATGACGACAGCGAACACTCGCTTACGCTGTTGCGGGAATTGATTCCCACCTGGAAGGCGCAGGGTTTCGACCTGCGCGCGCTGCCGCACCTGCACTGA
- a CDS encoding polysaccharide biosynthesis protein: protein MNPYATMEKPVTPDNERLHGVPHRAEPSRSLALMDEPKALTPRELEERRVIHRNDSVREQADAFRELRTRLLTLGGERNFVTLVAPVSHGCGGSFVARNLAAAFAFDDTKSSLLIDCDALHPTQHTALHVDAGHGGLIDYLEDSDADLARILYRTGVPRLRLIPSGRQREMTGEAFSSFRMRAMVDSLRSRYPDRYLVLDSPSVLGSPDARILSELADLVVLVAGYGKVTPDKLEKAIGSFPADKVAGVVFNEIP from the coding sequence ATGAACCCATACGCCACCATGGAAAAGCCCGTGACCCCGGACAACGAACGACTGCACGGCGTGCCCCACCGCGCCGAACCCTCCCGCTCGCTGGCCCTCATGGACGAGCCGAAGGCACTGACGCCGCGCGAGCTCGAGGAGCGCCGCGTCATCCACCGCAACGATTCGGTCCGCGAGCAGGCCGACGCCTTCCGCGAACTGCGCACGCGCCTGCTGACGCTGGGCGGCGAACGCAATTTCGTCACCCTCGTCGCGCCGGTCTCGCACGGCTGCGGCGGCAGCTTCGTCGCCCGTAACCTCGCGGCGGCGTTCGCCTTCGACGACACCAAGAGCTCGCTGCTGATCGACTGCGATGCGCTGCATCCCACCCAGCACACGGCCCTGCACGTCGACGCGGGCCACGGCGGCCTGATCGACTACCTCGAGGACTCGGACGCCGACCTGGCCCGCATCCTGTACCGCACCGGCGTGCCGCGCCTGCGCCTGATCCCGAGCGGCCGCCAGCGCGAAATGACGGGCGAAGCGTTCAGTTCGTTCCGCATGCGCGCGATGGTCGACTCGTTGCGCAGCCGCTATCCGGACCGCTACCTGGTGCTGGACAGCCCCTCGGTGCTCGGTTCGCCCGACGCGCGCATCCTGTCCGAACTGGCCGACCTGGTGGTGCTGGTGGCCGGCTACGGCAAGGTCACCCCGGACAAGCTGGAGAAGGCCATCGGCAGCTTCCCGGCCGACAAGGTGGCCGGCGTGGTGTTCAACGAAATCCCCTGA
- a CDS encoding glycosyltransferase family 2 protein, producing the protein MNAAVPLPAVDPPFVSVVMPVYNAEATMARSIDSVLGQSHRHVELILVNDGSRDGSAAIMEAYAERDPRVVAVHQANGGVAAARNRGLQAARGTHVAFLDSDDWWDADKLAIQLAHMARTGARVCYTAYQRVAEDGRALTMVVPPERVDYAGMLYSNRIGNLTGIYERSLGDVAFQKMGHEDYVFWLDRVRRAGHAERVPEGRPLAYYLVRGGSVSSNKLRAAGWQWRIYREIERLNWPRSAWCMLHYMAHALLKRSPVSRPA; encoded by the coding sequence ATGAACGCCGCCGTGCCGCTGCCGGCCGTCGATCCGCCCTTCGTCAGCGTGGTGATGCCCGTGTACAACGCGGAAGCCACGATGGCGCGTTCGATCGACTCCGTGCTGGGGCAGAGCCACCGGCACGTCGAGCTGATCCTGGTGAACGACGGCTCGCGCGACGGATCCGCCGCGATCATGGAGGCCTACGCCGAGCGCGACCCGCGCGTGGTCGCGGTGCACCAGGCCAATGGCGGTGTCGCGGCGGCGCGCAACCGCGGGTTGCAGGCGGCACGTGGCACGCATGTCGCCTTCCTCGACAGCGACGACTGGTGGGACGCCGACAAGCTGGCCATCCAGCTCGCGCACATGGCGCGCACCGGCGCCCGCGTCTGTTACACCGCCTATCAGCGGGTGGCGGAAGATGGCCGTGCGTTGACGATGGTCGTGCCGCCCGAGCGCGTGGACTACGCGGGCATGCTCTACAGCAACCGCATCGGCAACCTGACCGGCATCTACGAACGCTCGCTGGGCGACGTGGCGTTCCAGAAGATGGGCCACGAAGACTACGTGTTCTGGCTGGACCGCGTGCGCCGCGCCGGCCATGCCGAACGCGTGCCGGAGGGCCGCCCGCTGGCGTACTACCTGGTGCGCGGCGGTTCCGTATCGTCGAACAAGCTGCGCGCGGCCGGTTGGCAGTGGCGCATCTACCGCGAGATCGAGCGGCTGAACTGGCCACGGTCGGCCTGGTGCATGCTGCATTACATGGCGCACGCGCTGCTGAAGCGAAGTCCCGTTTCGAGGCCCGCCTGA
- a CDS encoding glycosyltransferase family A protein: protein MAPSSPATVADYTVVIPAFNAASTLAHALDSVMAQTLPARDVIVVDDGSPDREDIARVVAGYGGRVTLLQQENAGPAAARNAGVRATGGEWIAFLDADDSWLPHKMQAQLALTEDADVGLLHGAARLDRMSLPAEMDFEHLWRANRICTSMTVVRRSVFERLGGFFEARELVGAEDYNLWLRIAHAGWRVRASPGLVGHYTPAEGSLTSRIERCAMAEIRNAKQLGALLGLSDRDIRWKLRAIRTDFARHLIHARRPMPARQLLARALFERPTLERIGLMSVSYVPTQLLDMRRRLRAGGRRSLSS from the coding sequence ATGGCACCGTCTTCCCCCGCGACGGTCGCCGATTACACAGTCGTGATCCCGGCCTTCAACGCCGCCTCCACGCTGGCGCATGCGCTGGACAGCGTCATGGCGCAGACCCTGCCCGCGCGTGACGTGATCGTGGTCGACGACGGATCGCCGGATCGCGAGGACATCGCCCGCGTCGTCGCCGGCTACGGCGGTCGGGTGACGCTGCTCCAGCAGGAGAATGCCGGACCCGCGGCCGCGCGCAATGCCGGCGTCCGCGCGACCGGTGGCGAGTGGATCGCTTTCCTCGATGCGGACGACAGCTGGCTGCCGCACAAGATGCAGGCGCAACTGGCGCTGACGGAAGACGCGGATGTCGGTCTGCTGCATGGCGCCGCGCGCCTGGATCGGATGTCGCTGCCCGCCGAGATGGACTTCGAGCACCTGTGGCGCGCCAACCGGATCTGCACATCGATGACCGTGGTGCGCCGGAGCGTGTTCGAGCGCCTGGGCGGCTTCTTCGAAGCGCGCGAGCTTGTAGGCGCGGAGGACTACAACCTGTGGCTGCGCATCGCCCACGCCGGTTGGCGCGTGCGCGCCAGCCCGGGCCTGGTCGGACACTACACGCCGGCGGAGGGCAGCCTGACCAGCCGGATCGAGCGGTGCGCCATGGCCGAGATCCGCAACGCGAAACAGCTGGGCGCGCTGCTCGGACTGTCCGACCGCGACATACGCTGGAAACTGCGGGCGATCCGTACCGATTTCGCGCGCCACCTGATCCACGCGCGTCGCCCGATGCCTGCGCGGCAGCTGTTGGCGCGTGCCCTGTTCGAGCGCCCCACGCTGGAGCGCATCGGCCTGATGTCGGTCAGCTATGTGCCGACGCAGCTGCTGGACATGCGGCGCCGCCTGCGCGCAGGCGGGCGGCGTTCGCTGTCCTCCTGA
- a CDS encoding heparinase II/III family protein, with amino-acid sequence MRASPSKLKTHGIPSAILLGFALVAAAIGHCGAADAPESTAQPAEKAATAPPPAATPTAAAAPAVATGVDQLKIDLSSVDRRSPAFGRFRGWVDSAVSGSPGYAFSASDAALMALSGGGDKYCKLAVRMVEQEVAEAESAIASGGRPAISGDSYLEVGPRIADLAMTLHACRAGIPPEQQQRWSAYAEQAVWNVWNPARAQWGGRTHAWTGWSIDNPGNNYYFSFIEATMYWALVSGSPTWMEDLRQRRLPPLKAYYAALPGGGSREGTGYGAAQMRLFGLYRLWKDSTGEDLAAASTHARDSIPYWVHATVPTLDRFAPIGDQARSSVPELFDYHRRLVLEARQSTTDADALALSSWWLRNISVPRMGQGFNSRYDLLAAGDADDAPKALVYYAEGAGHLFARTDWGKDAMWMSFVAGPYNESHAHQDQGGFTLFARDWLAVTENIWTHSGIQQGTPVHNVVRFERANPDAQQCAAPRGDAVVHQCESTRSRSKVTVTPRPDGGVTAVADLTPVYRDNPALQSWQRRIDFGGRKLLVRDDFRLGAGTRAIFQVNVPERPVVQGNEATAGRLRIRVLEPANATLRVHTWSDDDPQEFRRGWRVDVAGGQDGYTVELSEK; translated from the coding sequence ATGCGCGCCTCGCCTTCCAAGCTGAAGACCCACGGCATTCCCAGCGCGATCCTGCTCGGATTCGCGCTGGTGGCCGCCGCCATCGGCCATTGCGGCGCGGCGGACGCGCCCGAAAGCACGGCGCAGCCCGCCGAGAAAGCCGCCACCGCCCCGCCACCCGCCGCCACACCGACGGCAGCCGCCGCTCCGGCCGTCGCGACCGGGGTGGATCAGCTGAAAATCGACCTGTCCTCCGTCGACCGGCGGTCGCCGGCCTTCGGCCGCTTCCGCGGCTGGGTCGACAGCGCCGTCTCCGGCAGTCCGGGGTACGCCTTTTCCGCCAGCGATGCCGCGCTGATGGCCCTGTCCGGCGGCGGCGACAAGTACTGCAAGCTGGCCGTGCGCATGGTCGAACAGGAAGTCGCCGAGGCCGAAAGCGCGATCGCGTCGGGCGGCCGCCCGGCCATCTCCGGCGACTCCTACCTGGAAGTGGGTCCACGCATCGCCGACCTGGCGATGACGCTGCATGCGTGCCGTGCCGGCATCCCGCCCGAGCAGCAGCAGCGGTGGTCGGCCTACGCGGAACAGGCCGTCTGGAACGTCTGGAACCCGGCGCGCGCGCAATGGGGTGGCCGCACCCACGCGTGGACCGGATGGTCGATCGACAACCCCGGCAACAACTATTACTTCAGTTTCATCGAAGCCACCATGTACTGGGCGCTGGTGAGCGGCAGCCCGACATGGATGGAAGACCTGCGGCAACGGCGCCTGCCCCCGCTGAAGGCCTATTACGCCGCCCTCCCCGGCGGCGGCAGCCGCGAGGGCACCGGCTACGGCGCCGCGCAGATGCGCCTGTTCGGCCTCTATCGGCTGTGGAAGGACAGCACCGGTGAAGACCTGGCCGCCGCGAGCACGCACGCGCGCGACAGCATTCCCTACTGGGTGCACGCGACGGTGCCGACGCTGGACCGCTTCGCGCCGATCGGCGACCAGGCGCGCAGTTCGGTGCCGGAGCTGTTCGACTACCACCGCCGGCTGGTGCTCGAGGCGCGCCAGTCCACCACCGACGCCGACGCGCTCGCGCTCTCCTCCTGGTGGCTGCGCAACATCTCCGTCCCGCGCATGGGCCAGGGCTTCAACTCTCGCTATGACCTGCTGGCGGCCGGCGATGCGGACGACGCGCCCAAGGCGCTGGTCTATTACGCCGAAGGCGCCGGCCACCTGTTCGCCCGCACGGACTGGGGCAAGGACGCCATGTGGATGTCCTTCGTCGCCGGTCCCTACAACGAGAGCCACGCGCACCAGGACCAGGGCGGCTTCACCCTGTTCGCGCGCGACTGGCTGGCGGTGACCGAGAACATCTGGACCCACAGCGGCATCCAGCAGGGGACGCCGGTGCACAACGTGGTGCGCTTCGAGCGTGCGAACCCCGATGCCCAGCAGTGCGCCGCGCCGCGCGGGGATGCCGTCGTGCACCAGTGCGAGTCCACGCGCTCCCGCTCGAAAGTGACGGTCACGCCGCGCCCGGACGGCGGCGTGACGGCCGTCGCCGACCTGACCCCGGTGTACCGCGACAACCCCGCGCTGCAATCCTGGCAGCGCCGGATCGACTTCGGCGGCCGCAAGCTGCTGGTGCGCGACGATTTCCGCCTGGGCGCGGGTACCCGTGCGATCTTCCAGGTCAACGTGCCCGAGCGCCCCGTCGTCCAGGGCAACGAGGCCACGGCCGGACGCCTGCGGATCCGCGTGCTCGAGCCGGCTAACGCGACCCTTCGCGTGCACACCTGGAGCGACGACGATCCCCAGGAATTCCGTCGCGGATGGCGGGTGGACGTGGCCGGCGGCCAGGACGGATACACCGTCGAACTCAGCGAAAAATGA
- a CDS encoding heparinase II/III family protein, which yields MSRTSVPPRTARRLPIALFLGAAALTTLTAASAAGGLLGLRAQAFASATWDRAEDDFADLRDVGRDNIVRFWTRTTSSAKVARRARERSGFAPSVMSEAGSTGAFGIRTPVAGVDATPVLSSGGHVSANNSRPRVVNLPLPVPPIDKSSAAYTRFKGWVDSAVAGSRGYGFSAAEAALMYQLSPEAKYCTLAIQMVEEQVTAAESAIAGGGRPAVAGDSYLEVGPMIADVASTLTACAGSITSSQRTRWSAYAEQAVWNVWNYNSAQWGGRSHPWSGWSVTNPGNNYYYSFVEATMYWALATGNSTWFNFLRDNKLAALQTYFARLPGGGSSEGTGYGTSHMRLFSLYRIWRDATGMDLANANSHASDSIPYWIHATVPTMDRFAPIGDQARSSVPDIYDYHRRLVLEARSVATNPVVQNQATWWLNNISIARMGSGFNYRYDLLPVGATATVPTDLIYHARGTGHLFARTGWTRDAMWVAIVAGPYNESHAHQDQGSFTLFSGDWLAVTANIWSRSGINQGTDVHNLVRFARNGTVARQCESTTKASTLSVTPGSGGAFTADANLTPSFCNADAVTNWQRNFNFANRRLTVRDTFSITSGTTATFQVNVPVQPTLVNSREATAGRLRVRVLEPANATINSNFSSGKYVEDGARFRIDVQGGTTGYVVELSEI from the coding sequence TTGTCGCGCACGTCCGTCCCCCCCCGTACCGCCCGCCGTCTCCCGATCGCCCTCTTCCTGGGCGCTGCCGCGCTCACCACGTTGACCGCCGCCAGCGCCGCCGGAGGCTTGCTGGGCCTGCGCGCCCAGGCCTTCGCTTCCGCTACCTGGGATCGGGCGGAAGACGATTTCGCCGACCTGCGTGACGTAGGGCGCGACAACATCGTCCGCTTCTGGACGCGCACCACCTCCTCCGCAAAGGTTGCCCGGCGCGCACGCGAGCGCAGCGGGTTTGCGCCTTCCGTGATGAGCGAGGCCGGATCGACGGGCGCCTTCGGCATCCGCACGCCGGTCGCCGGCGTCGACGCCACCCCCGTCCTGAGCAGCGGCGGCCACGTCAGCGCGAACAACTCCCGCCCCCGGGTGGTCAACCTGCCCCTGCCGGTGCCGCCCATCGACAAGAGCTCCGCCGCCTACACCCGCTTCAAGGGCTGGGTGGATTCGGCGGTCGCCGGCAGTCGTGGCTACGGCTTCAGCGCCGCCGAAGCGGCCCTGATGTACCAGCTCTCGCCCGAGGCCAAGTACTGCACGCTGGCCATCCAGATGGTCGAAGAGCAGGTGACCGCCGCCGAGTCCGCCATCGCCGGCGGCGGCCGTCCCGCCGTCGCGGGCGACTCGTACCTGGAAGTCGGCCCGATGATCGCCGACGTCGCCTCCACCCTGACCGCCTGCGCCGGCAGCATCACCTCCAGCCAGCGCACCCGCTGGTCGGCCTATGCCGAGCAGGCCGTGTGGAACGTCTGGAACTACAACAGCGCGCAATGGGGCGGCCGCAGCCACCCGTGGTCGGGCTGGTCGGTGACCAACCCGGGCAACAACTATTACTACAGCTTCGTCGAAGCGACGATGTACTGGGCCTTGGCCACCGGCAACAGCACCTGGTTCAACTTCCTTCGCGACAACAAGCTGGCGGCGCTGCAGACCTACTTCGCCCGCCTGCCGGGCGGCGGCAGCAGCGAAGGTACCGGCTACGGCACCTCGCACATGCGCCTGTTCTCGCTGTACCGGATCTGGCGCGACGCGACCGGCATGGACCTGGCCAACGCCAACAGCCACGCGTCCGACAGCATTCCCTACTGGATCCATGCGACCGTCCCGACGATGGACCGCTTCGCGCCCATCGGCGACCAGGCGCGCAGTTCGGTGCCGGACATCTACGACTACCATCGCCGCCTGGTGCTCGAAGCGCGTTCGGTGGCGACCAACCCGGTGGTCCAGAACCAGGCGACCTGGTGGCTCAACAACATCTCGATCGCCCGCATGGGTTCGGGTTTCAACTACCGCTACGACCTGCTTCCGGTGGGTGCGACGGCGACCGTCCCGACCGACCTGATCTACCACGCCCGCGGCACCGGCCACCTGTTCGCCCGCACCGGCTGGACCCGCGACGCGATGTGGGTGGCGATCGTCGCCGGCCCGTACAACGAGAGCCACGCGCACCAGGACCAGGGCTCGTTCACGCTCTTCTCGGGCGACTGGCTGGCGGTCACCGCCAACATCTGGAGCCGCAGCGGCATCAACCAGGGCACCGATGTGCACAACCTGGTGCGCTTCGCCCGCAACGGCACCGTGGCCCGCCAGTGCGAGTCCACCACGAAGGCCTCGACGCTGTCGGTCACGCCGGGCTCCGGCGGCGCGTTCACGGCCGACGCCAACCTGACGCCGTCGTTCTGCAACGCCGACGCCGTGACGAATTGGCAGCGCAACTTCAATTTCGCCAATCGCCGCCTGACCGTCCGCGATACGTTCTCGATCACCAGCGGCACGACCGCGACGTTCCAGGTGAACGTGCCCGTGCAGCCGACCCTGGTCAACAGCCGTGAAGCCACGGCGGGCCGCCTGCGCGTGCGCGTGCTGGAACCGGCGAACGCGACGATCAACTCGAACTTCAGCAGCGGCAAGTACGTCGAGGACGGGGCCCGCTTCCGCATCGACGTGCAGGGCGGCACCACCGGTTACGTGGTCGAGCTGAGCGAGATCTGA
- a CDS encoding outer membrane beta-barrel protein — protein sequence MRPSRLRISALAASVLAAFSGHAAAARVDYTVDLGMERNSNVTMAPSDPIEQRYLRAGLGFSITENVSALQLNLDGRAEYRDYEDDIFADTVDGTLSGRMNWVAIPERLFFLVEDNLTVQPVDSLVPDGPGNRQQVNVFSAGPTLLFNWTSSLHGQAELRYVNSHAEVTDEFNSQRLASAVRTIKELSPTSRVSLNLQAQRVDFDDDVVARDYNRYDLYGRYVRELANFQLGADLGYSRIDYRQGESRSEPLLRADAEWTLSPRSQLTAVVSSQFSDTATDALAGIQSESTVPVNVLTGDAVVNASPYEVRGLDLGYSFTGTRLNLSLTPFVQKRDYVESDEFDQKTRGSRFDLHWLMRRGLSLGSYATWERLDYTQLGREEKTTRVGASLEYQWVRRWSVRLHAERYKRESTEVNQDVAQNIVYLSVAYSNR from the coding sequence ATGCGACCTTCCCGCCTCCGCATTTCCGCCCTCGCGGCGTCCGTGCTGGCCGCGTTCTCCGGCCACGCGGCCGCCGCCCGCGTCGACTACACCGTCGACCTGGGCATGGAGCGCAACAGCAACGTCACGATGGCGCCGAGCGATCCGATCGAGCAGCGCTACCTGCGCGCCGGCCTGGGCTTCAGCATCACCGAGAACGTGTCCGCGCTGCAGTTGAACCTCGATGGCCGTGCGGAGTATCGCGACTACGAGGACGACATCTTCGCCGACACGGTCGACGGCACGCTCTCCGGGCGGATGAACTGGGTCGCCATCCCCGAGCGCCTGTTCTTCCTGGTCGAAGACAACCTGACCGTGCAGCCGGTCGACTCGCTGGTCCCCGACGGCCCCGGCAACCGCCAGCAGGTCAACGTGTTCTCCGCCGGCCCCACGCTGCTGTTCAATTGGACATCATCGCTGCACGGCCAGGCCGAGCTGCGCTACGTCAACAGCCACGCGGAAGTGACCGACGAGTTCAACTCCCAGCGTCTCGCCAGCGCGGTGCGCACCATCAAGGAGCTGAGCCCCACCAGCCGCGTGTCGCTGAACCTGCAGGCGCAGCGCGTCGACTTCGACGATGACGTCGTCGCGCGCGACTACAACCGCTACGACCTCTACGGTCGCTACGTGCGCGAACTGGCCAATTTCCAACTGGGCGCCGACCTGGGTTATTCGCGCATCGACTACCGCCAGGGCGAATCGCGCTCCGAACCGCTGCTGCGCGCCGACGCCGAATGGACGCTGTCGCCGCGCAGTCAGCTCACGGCAGTGGTCTCCAGCCAGTTCTCCGACACCGCCACCGACGCCCTGGCCGGCATCCAGTCCGAATCCACCGTGCCGGTGAACGTGCTGACCGGCGACGCGGTGGTGAACGCATCGCCCTACGAGGTCCGCGGTCTCGACCTGGGCTACAGCTTCACCGGCACCCGACTGAACCTCTCGCTGACGCCGTTCGTGCAGAAGCGCGACTACGTCGAGTCGGACGAGTTCGACCAGAAGACGCGGGGTTCGCGCTTCGACCTGCACTGGTTGATGCGGCGCGGCCTCTCGCTGGGCAGCTACGCCACCTGGGAGCGCCTGGATTACACCCAGCTCGGACGCGAGGAAAAGACGACGCGCGTCGGCGCGAGCTTGGAGTATCAGTGGGTGCGCCGGTGGTCGGTGCGCCTGCATGCCGAGCGCTACAAGCGCGAGAGCACCGAAGTGAACCAGGACGTGGCGCAGAACATCGTCTACCTGAGCGTCGCCTACTCCAACCGTTGA
- a CDS encoding XrtA system polysaccharide chain length determinant produces MSQSNLPARRGYSAPAAPSSALSPNDLAPILLREARRHRVALVGIFAAVALLTLVVGLLVLPKNYTASTTILAQESDIIQPLLEGRAVATEVVDRAGIARQVIYSRKVLEDAMKTGGWLEDKPSAIEQDRLMEQIKGRIAITSPRPNLIQIAYRDSDAKRTYDVTERLGDMFIKESLAAKERESREAYEFIDKQVQDYHAKLLEAEERLRQYRSANTDAQPGSATDANTRISALRTTVEQTRMSLLEQRSREGAIASQLSGESAVTAVQTRESLYRGQLLELQGQLDRLLLNYTEQHPDVVRVRHQMADLQQAMTNEQNRRASAPQGASPFDEAQMNPLYQELRSQQAQTRREVAATASRMSIAESMLGDELNRSRRIADSESALAELTRDYEVNRDIYQDLLRRRENARVSMQLDREERGLTLRVQDPATMPLRPTGLRFMHFAIGGLLMAVGIPLGLLFLRARFDPRIRSAQQLQRMTDRPLLTVVPTYHSPRDRRQELSRNAMSVGILALVILAYGLAFGLKQLAAA; encoded by the coding sequence ATGAGCCAGAGCAACCTTCCCGCACGGCGCGGTTATTCCGCGCCGGCCGCGCCGTCCAGTGCCCTTTCGCCGAACGACCTGGCGCCCATCCTGCTCCGCGAGGCGCGCCGCCACCGCGTGGCGCTGGTCGGCATCTTCGCCGCCGTCGCGCTGCTGACCCTGGTGGTCGGCCTGCTGGTGCTGCCGAAGAACTACACCGCCTCCACCACGATCCTCGCGCAGGAAAGCGACATCATCCAGCCGCTGCTGGAAGGCCGCGCCGTGGCCACCGAAGTCGTCGACCGCGCCGGCATCGCCCGGCAGGTGATCTACAGCCGCAAGGTGCTGGAAGACGCGATGAAGACCGGTGGCTGGCTGGAAGACAAGCCCAGCGCCATCGAGCAGGACCGCCTGATGGAGCAGATCAAGGGCCGCATCGCGATCACCAGCCCGCGCCCGAACCTGATCCAGATCGCCTACCGCGACAGCGACGCCAAGCGCACCTACGACGTCACCGAGCGCCTCGGCGACATGTTCATCAAGGAAAGCCTGGCGGCGAAGGAACGCGAGAGCCGCGAGGCCTACGAGTTCATCGACAAGCAGGTGCAGGACTACCACGCCAAGCTGCTCGAGGCGGAAGAGCGCCTGCGCCAGTACCGCTCGGCGAACACCGACGCGCAGCCCGGTAGCGCCACCGACGCCAACACCCGCATCAGCGCGCTGCGCACCACGGTCGAGCAGACCCGCATGTCGCTGCTGGAACAGCGTTCGCGCGAAGGCGCGATCGCTTCGCAGCTGTCGGGCGAGTCGGCGGTGACGGCCGTGCAGACGCGCGAGAGCCTGTACCGCGGCCAGCTGCTCGAGCTGCAGGGCCAGCTGGACCGGCTGCTGCTGAACTACACCGAGCAGCACCCGGACGTGGTCCGTGTGCGGCACCAGATGGCCGACCTGCAGCAGGCCATGACCAACGAGCAGAACCGCCGCGCGTCCGCCCCTCAGGGCGCCAGCCCGTTCGACGAAGCGCAGATGAACCCGCTGTACCAGGAACTGCGCAGCCAGCAGGCGCAGACCCGGCGCGAAGTGGCCGCCACGGCCTCGCGCATGTCGATCGCGGAATCGATGCTCGGCGACGAGCTCAACCGCAGCCGCCGCATCGCCGATTCGGAAAGCGCGCTCGCCGAGCTGACCCGCGACTACGAGGTCAACCGCGACATCTACCAGGACCTGCTGCGCCGTCGCGAGAACGCGCGCGTCTCGATGCAGCTCGACCGCGAGGAACGCGGGCTGACCCTGCGCGTGCAGGATCCCGCGACGATGCCGCTGCGGCCGACCGGCCTGCGCTTCATGCACTTCGCGATCGGCGGCCTGCTGATGGCCGTGGGCATCCCGCTGGGCCTGCTGTTCCTGCGTGCACGGTTCGATCCCCGCATCCGTTCGGCGCAACAGCTGCAGCGGATGACCGACCGTCCCCTGCTGACCGTCGTGCCGACCTACCACTCGCCGCGTGATCGCCGGCAGGAACTCAGCCGCAACGCGATGAGCGTCGGCATCCTGGCGCTCGTCATCCTCGCGTACGGGCTGGCCTTCGGCCTCAAGCAGCTTGCTGCCGCCTGA